The Chloroflexus aggregans DSM 9485 genome segment GGCAGTAGCTCGCGCCGGTGTTCAACCGGACGAAATCGGCCACGTGGTTTTTGGTCACGTGATCAATACCGAACCACACGATATGTACATGGCTCGCTATGCAGCAGTGCGTGGCGGTTTACCCGTTGAGACGCCGGCACTCACCCTCAACCGATTATGCGGGAGTGGTTTGCAGGCGATTGTCTCAGCCGCTCAGTATATTCTGCAGGGTGATATTGATGCAGCAGTGGCCGGTGGTGCCGAATGTATGAGCCGTGGTCCTTACAGCGTGCCGGCGATGCGTTTTGGTGCTCGTATGAACGACACCAAAGTCGTGGATATGATGGTCGGTGCGCTGACCGATCCGTTCGACGATTGCCATATGGGAGTGACGGCTGAGAATGTCGCGGCAAAGTGGGGCATTAGCCGCGAAGATCAAGACCAACTCGCCTACGAAAGCCATATGCGTGCGGCGCGTGCTATTGACGAAGGACGCTTCGCTGGCCAAATCGTGCCGGTTGAGATCAAGACCAAAGGTGGAACTGCCCAGTTTATGGTCGATGAGGGCGTGCGTCGTGATACCACCATTGAGAAGCTGGCCAAGCTACGCCCTGTCTTCCTCAAGGATGGGACGGTTACCGCCGGGAATGCCTCGAGTATCAACGATGCTGCGGCTGCCGTTGTCTTGATGGATCGGGCGACGGCTGAGCGTCGTGGCTACAAACCATTGGCACGCCTGGTCGGTTATAGCAACGCTGCTGTTGAGCCGAAGTATATGGGGATTGGACCGGTGCCGGCAGTGCGCCGTCTGCTCGAGCGCACCGGTCTACGGATTACCGATATCGATCTCTTTGAAGTGAATGAAGCGTTTGCCGCCCAAGCGTTGGCTGTGATCCGCGATCTGGGTCTGCCCATGGATCGCACCAATCCGAATGGCAGCGGTATTTCGCTTGGTCACCCGATCGGCGCTACCGGTTGCATCCTGACCGTCAAGGCAATTCACGAGCTACACCGCACCGGTGGCCGTTATGCGCTGGTGACGATGTGTATCGGTGGCGGACAAGGTATCGCTGCGATTTTTGAGCGGATGTAGGTGTGCTACAATTGTTGGGTATCGAGCGGGTAATCCCGGGCATGAGGTTGCCTGCTCAAAGAACACAAATGAAATTTGGTGGTGGTGGAGGCAGGAATGGGTAAGTTAACCGACCGGGTGGCGATCGTCACCGGTGCTTCGCGTGGGATCGGGCGGGCTATTGCATTGGCGTTGGCAGCCGAAGGCGCAAAAGTGGCCGTCAATTACAATAGTAGTGCAGCCGCAGCGCAAGAGGTGGTGGATACTATTATTGCTCAGGGCGGTGAGGCGATGCCGATCCGTGCGAATGTTAGTCAAGCTGATGAAGCACGGTCAATGGTGCAGCAGGTGATTGAACGATGGAGAAGGGTCGACATTCTGGTGAATAATGCCGGTATCACCCGTGATCGCACACTCCGTAAGCTTACCGATGAGGATTGGAGTACGGTCATCCAGAACAACCTCAACAGCGTCTATTACTGTACAACCGCCGTGATGCCGTACATGATCGAACAGAAGTACGGGCGAATTATCAACATTAGCTCGTTTGTGGGGCAAGCCGGCAACTTTGGCCAAGCCAACTACGCTGCTTCAAAAGGTGGAATTATCGCTTTTACCAAAACGGCAGCGCTTGAGTTGGCCAAATATAATGTCACCGTCAACGCGCTTGCGCCCGGTTTTACCATCACCGATATGCTGGCCAAAGTGCCTGAGCAGATACAAGAACAGATCAGGGCCCGTATCCCAATGGGTCGCTTCGGTTTACCCGAAGAGATCGCAAAGGCTGTCGTCTTTCTTGCTGCTGACGGCGATTACATCACCGGCCAACAGATCAACGTGAACGGTGGCGTGTATATGTAACTGTTCTCTCGGCTACGGTTTGCGCATCCGTTCGATAATCGATTGGATATCGCCGACGTATCCTTGCCATGCCTGCAACATCTCTTGACTCAGGCGTTGCTGTGTGCGGATTGCGTCGGCCACGGCTTGTTCAGTCGAATGGCGTAAACTACGGCTGTAGTCCCAATTTTTCAGCACCAAGTCGAACGCCATATCGGTGCTGGCAGCGAATAACTCGTTCCAAACCCGCAACGATTGAAACATCGGATCGGTCAGATCGGGTATAGCTGGCCGTTGAGTATTCGTGGATTGGCGGTCGTGTTCTTCGTTGTTCGGCATTGTATCTAGCCCTATGTACAATAAAATCACGTTGACACTACGTTGAGTAATTGTTGCAACGTAGTACGTTGCTCGCGAAACTGATCCCTACTATCCTCATGGTATCACAAGCGGTTACAGGTGAGTATAACGAACATCTGTTGCGGCCTCGTCTATTGCCACCCCCACCACCGTTGCACCGCATCCGTCGGGTGCGGGTTGAGCAGCGGCTGGCGGTGGCTGTCGATGTCCCATTGACTATTGTAGTAGCACCTCCCGGTAGTGGCAAGACGGTTGCCTTAGCCGCTCTCGCGACCCATGGTGGCTGGCCGGCTGCATGGTGTCGTGCCGATACCAACGATGATCCATCGCGCCTGCTCGCCCACCTTGCTGCGGCTCTGAGTCGGGTAACATCCCTCGACCCCAATCGTCTCCCACGAACGATTGATGGTTTGATTAACGCGCTAACCGGCGAGCTTGATGATGAAACGTTGTTGATTATCGATGATGCGCATCTGATCGATGAGCAGCCAGAACTACGTGCCCTTATTGAACGGTTTATCGTGGCTCAGCCTCCAAGATTGCATCTGGTTCTCGCCGGACGGCGCGAACCCAATTCGCCACTTATCGCGACGGCTCGTTTGCGTGGTGAAGCGTTGCTGATCGAAGCCGCCGATTTGCTTTTTACATCCGATGAAGCAGCTCAGCTTTGGCAGCAGGCCGGCAAAACGCTGCCGGTTGATTTCGATGAGTTAATGACATTCAGCGCCGGATGGCCACTCGCCCTACGGATTGCACTCGATGCGACCGATTGGCGGAGTGCGCTTGGGCTGCGTGAACAGAAGGGTAAGCCGGCCCTTGACGATTATCTGGAACGGGAAGTGTTCGCGCTGCTGCCCGAGCCGTTACAACGTTGCCTGCAACGCAGCGCAGGTCTGCGCTGGATCACCCCCGATCTGTGTGCGGCCCTCGATCCAACCTTCAACGCATCTGAACTCATTGCCGAATTACGTCGTCGCCGCCTCTTTGTCGAACCGTTTGGTGAGCATGGTGTCCGGTTTCAGCCGCTGATCGCGGCGTGGCTGTCCCGTCGAGCGGCTGCCGATCCCGAATGGGTGCATCTGCACCGCCAGGCTGCGGCATACTTTCAGCAGCACGGTGATCACGAAAGTGCGTTGTACCATCAGATTGCTGCCGGTGATCCTGCCGCAGTGACCACCTTCCTCCCACTGGCCCGCACGCTGCTGGCCGAGCGTCGGGCCGAAGCTGTGCTCGATTGGATGCGACGGTTAGCGTTGACCGGCGATGAAACCCCGGAATTGATCGAGCTTCAAGCCGCTGCACTTCACCAGCTCAATCGGCTTGAAGCTGCCTTGGCTACCTACCGCCGGGCCGAGCGGGCTTTTGCCGCGAGCGGTGATCGACTTGGTCAGTCGCGTTGTCTACGTGGGCAGGCTGCAATCTACCTTGATACCGTTCAACCGGCTCCGGCCACCGATTTGTTACGCCGGGCTTTGAAGTTGTTGCCACGTCAGTGTGGTGCGGAACGGATCGAGTTGTTGCTGATGCAGGCCGAGAATTGGGCTAATCGCGGGCGAGCCGATATCGGGTTGCGACTTGAGCAGACGGCGCGTCAGTTGGCGAAAGCCCACGGGCTGTCCGCGCAGTACGATCCGCAGGCTGAAGTGCTCCGGCCACGCTTGCTGTTGCGGGCCGGACGTCTGCGGGAAGCACGGCAGTTGCTCGAAGAACGGCTTTGGTCCGAACAGTCATGTACGCGAGCAACAGGCCATCGTGAACCGCTTTTACTGCTGGCGCTGATCAACGCAATGCTTGGCGTGGGGCCACAAGCGCTAGCGTTTGCCCATCGAATGTTGATCGAAGCGCAACAGAGCGGCAATTTGGTTACGGAAGCCCTGGCCGAGTTGCGGCTTGGTCATGCCTATCAGCTTATCGCTCGTGGTGAT includes the following:
- the fabG gene encoding 3-oxoacyl-[acyl-carrier-protein] reductase — protein: MGKLTDRVAIVTGASRGIGRAIALALAAEGAKVAVNYNSSAAAAQEVVDTIIAQGGEAMPIRANVSQADEARSMVQQVIERWRRVDILVNNAGITRDRTLRKLTDEDWSTVIQNNLNSVYYCTTAVMPYMIEQKYGRIINISSFVGQAGNFGQANYAASKGGIIAFTKTAALELAKYNVTVNALAPGFTITDMLAKVPEQIQEQIRARIPMGRFGLPEEIAKAVVFLAADGDYITGQQINVNGGVYM
- a CDS encoding acetyl-CoA C-acyltransferase family protein, whose protein sequence is MSEKREVVVLSGVRTAIGTFGGSLKDTPPTELAALVTREAVARAGVQPDEIGHVVFGHVINTEPHDMYMARYAAVRGGLPVETPALTLNRLCGSGLQAIVSAAQYILQGDIDAAVAGGAECMSRGPYSVPAMRFGARMNDTKVVDMMVGALTDPFDDCHMGVTAENVAAKWGISREDQDQLAYESHMRAARAIDEGRFAGQIVPVEIKTKGGTAQFMVDEGVRRDTTIEKLAKLRPVFLKDGTVTAGNASSINDAAAAVVLMDRATAERRGYKPLARLVGYSNAAVEPKYMGIGPVPAVRRLLERTGLRITDIDLFEVNEAFAAQALAVIRDLGLPMDRTNPNGSGISLGHPIGATGCILTVKAIHELHRTGGRYALVTMCIGGGQGIAAIFERM
- a CDS encoding BTAD domain-containing putative transcriptional regulator; protein product: MQRSTLLAKLIPTILMVSQAVTGEYNEHLLRPRLLPPPPPLHRIRRVRVEQRLAVAVDVPLTIVVAPPGSGKTVALAALATHGGWPAAWCRADTNDDPSRLLAHLAAALSRVTSLDPNRLPRTIDGLINALTGELDDETLLIIDDAHLIDEQPELRALIERFIVAQPPRLHLVLAGRREPNSPLIATARLRGEALLIEAADLLFTSDEAAQLWQQAGKTLPVDFDELMTFSAGWPLALRIALDATDWRSALGLREQKGKPALDDYLEREVFALLPEPLQRCLQRSAGLRWITPDLCAALDPTFNASELIAELRRRRLFVEPFGEHGVRFQPLIAAWLSRRAAADPEWVHLHRQAAAYFQQHGDHESALYHQIAAGDPAAVTTFLPLARTLLAERRAEAVLDWMRRLALTGDETPELIELQAAALHQLNRLEAALATYRRAERAFAASGDRLGQSRCLRGQAAIYLDTVQPAPATDLLRRALKLLPRQCGAERIELLLMQAENWANRGRADIGLRLEQTARQLAKAHGLSAQYDPQAEVLRPRLLLRAGRLREARQLLEERLWSEQSCTRATGHREPLLLLALINAMLGVGPQALAFAHRMLIEAQQSGNLVTEALAELRLGHAYQLIARGDDQAALQHYSRGLRLLQQVTVPRTRAEGYLGLTLLHGHAGDLARAEADAREGLLLAASAGDEWVAALMLLALGSVTLVADDPRGYEWLDQAEQRFQAGRDTFGLFLVHLWRALAALRVGRTAAVDPLVDQVMHEAVEYGYEHVLIGPSLFGPRDIAALVPLLLRARTMPAHRDTAIRLLRQGFPSIATDDTVDDYHPGFTLRVQMLGAFRVWRGNQEIQAREWQREKARQLFQLLLTMRGNWVQREQICAWLWPDADLEAAERQFKVTLNTLNAALEPHRPPRVPPFFIRRQGLAYSFAPSFGVWIDVDEFELRASSALTATDPDFARRSAQAALQLYRGDYLAESLYDPWTTEERERLLARYLATAVAYAERLSAEGKHNEAIQIAEQVLRRDRCYEEAYQLLMRAHARAGSRSQAMRAYTRCVQALREELGIEPLAETEALYLRIRLNEPI